The following coding sequences lie in one Xyrauchen texanus isolate HMW12.3.18 chromosome 25, RBS_HiC_50CHRs, whole genome shotgun sequence genomic window:
- the LOC127618616 gene encoding uncharacterized protein LOC127618616 isoform X1, with protein sequence MSSSLITHAFKHIPVICCRPFTRYRCKTKRNPHNLRPLCTSTPAPLSFSVGLWNCQSAVNKAAFIPAFATQSTLSILALTETWIRPEDTATPAALSNNFSFSHTPRHTGQLTSFLEELDVLLSSLPEDGRPLVVLGDFNIHQDKPQAIELNTLLASFDLERLHTTATHRPARTTPPSPWLSDILREHRTVLRAAERRWRKSKDPADLAQRHHSDRSNRCLSGRHLGLDEGTPPSTQPCQDRTPCLSSQPCC encoded by the exons atgtctagttcactaataacacatgccttcaagcacatccctgttatctgttgtagaccgttcacaagatacagatgcaagacaaaacgcaacccacacaacctacggccgctttgcacttcaacacctgctccactctcgttctcagtgggactctggaactgccagtctgctgtgaacaaagctgccttcattccggctttcgccacgcagtccaccctcagcatcctggcactgacagagacatggatacgtcctgaggatacagcaacacctgctgctctctctaacaacttctccttctcccacacccctcgacatactg gtcagctgacaagctttcttgaggaattggatgtcctgctgtcctccttgccagaggatggcaggccacttgtggttcttggtgatttcaacatacaccaggacaaaccccaggccattgaactgaatactcttctggcctcatttgacttggaaagactacacaccacagcaactcacag accagcacggactacaccacccagcccctggctgtctgacatccttcgtgaacatcggactgttctcagggcagctgagaggagatggcggaaatctaaagatccagctgatctag cccaacgacaccacagtgaccgttcgaatcgctgcctgtctggcagacatctcggcctggatgaaggaacaccaccttcaactcaaccctgccaagacagaactccttgtctttccagccaaccctgctgttga
- the LOC127618616 gene encoding uncharacterized protein LOC127618616 isoform X2 translates to MSSSLITHAFKHIPVICCRPFTRYRCKTKRNPHNLRPLCTSTPAPLSFSVGLWNCQSAVNKAAFIPAFATQSTLSILALTETWIRPEDTATPAALSNNFSFSHTPRHTGQLTSFLEELDVLLSSLPEDGRPLVVLGDFNIHQDKPQAIELNTLLASFDLERLHTTATHRSGNQLDLIFTHQHGLHHPAPGCLTSFVNIGLFSGQLRGDGGNLKIQLI, encoded by the exons atgtctagttcactaataacacatgccttcaagcacatccctgttatctgttgtagaccgttcacaagatacagatgcaagacaaaacgcaacccacacaacctacggccgctttgcacttcaacacctgctccactctcgttctcagtgggactctggaactgccagtctgctgtgaacaaagctgccttcattccggctttcgccacgcagtccaccctcagcatcctggcactgacagagacatggatacgtcctgaggatacagcaacacctgctgctctctctaacaacttctccttctcccacacccctcgacatactg gtcagctgacaagctttcttgaggaattggatgtcctgctgtcctccttgccagaggatggcaggccacttgtggttcttggtgatttcaacatacaccaggacaaaccccaggccattgaactgaatactcttctggcctcatttgacttggaaagactacacaccacagcaactcacaggtcgggcaaccagctggacctcatttttacac accagcacggactacaccacccagcccctggctgtctgacatccttcgtgaacatcggactgttctcagggcagctgagaggagatggcggaaatctaaagatccagctgatctag